The following are from one region of the Polyangiaceae bacterium genome:
- a CDS encoding trypsin-like peptidase domain-containing protein, with product MAGSSSAIVVARGVVKAITLAVGGLTTVLCLMSAIGHFTANGWVRVLGAVVLAVLVPAVITDRILPDDDPSRGKGVPTEVFALTWMGFAVVFVVALGGFTRGLLAKEGDRLASSGLSAVGSIAWTLAGVRAPEKATPEPLASASASAPIAARVAPSAAPTASASAPPVVEQPDAAVAAPPQQKKKDPADRTPAELFKALAPAVVSIGIKAQGDTEGGGTGFLVDDKGTLVTNHHVIAPARSLSVKFMNGAVYDDVDVLADDAARDVALLAIDLKKPKSGDPPKVEPVTLGNSDEIQVGERAISIGNPLGLDHTLTDGLVSARRVYDGKNWIQMSVPVSPGNSGGPLFDMKGRVIGVTTAQIGSMFGRAQNLNLAVPVNDVKEHLKKSYPGRHKVGESGGSSHW from the coding sequence CGCCATCGGCCACTTCACGGCGAACGGTTGGGTTCGGGTCTTGGGTGCCGTCGTGCTCGCCGTGCTGGTGCCCGCGGTGATCACCGATCGGATCTTGCCGGACGACGATCCTTCCCGCGGGAAGGGCGTGCCCACGGAGGTGTTCGCGCTCACCTGGATGGGCTTCGCCGTCGTGTTCGTGGTGGCGCTGGGCGGCTTCACGCGAGGACTGCTCGCGAAGGAGGGCGATCGTCTGGCGTCGTCCGGTCTTTCCGCCGTTGGCAGCATCGCGTGGACGCTGGCCGGCGTGCGCGCGCCGGAGAAGGCGACGCCGGAGCCCTTGGCGTCGGCGTCGGCGTCGGCGCCGATCGCCGCCCGCGTGGCGCCGAGCGCGGCGCCCACGGCGAGCGCCAGCGCGCCGCCGGTCGTGGAGCAGCCGGACGCCGCCGTGGCCGCGCCGCCCCAACAAAAAAAGAAAGATCCGGCGGACAGGACTCCCGCGGAGCTGTTCAAGGCCCTGGCTCCGGCGGTGGTCAGCATCGGCATCAAGGCCCAGGGAGACACCGAGGGCGGTGGTACCGGCTTCTTGGTGGACGACAAGGGAACGCTGGTCACGAACCATCACGTGATCGCTCCGGCGCGGTCCCTCTCCGTGAAATTCATGAACGGCGCCGTGTACGACGACGTGGACGTGCTCGCGGACGATGCGGCTCGAGATGTGGCCCTGCTGGCGATCGACCTGAAAAAGCCGAAGAGCGGCGACCCCCCGAAGGTGGAGCCCGTGACGCTGGGAAACAGTGACGAAATCCAAGTCGGGGAGCGCGCCATCTCCATCGGCAATCCGCTGGGGCTCGATCACACCCTCACGGACGGCTTGGTGAGCGCCCGGCGCGTGTACGACGGCAAGAACTGGATCCAGATGTCGGTGCCCGTGTCGCCCGGCAACTCCGGCGGCCCACTGTTCGACATGAAGGGCCGCGTGATTGGCGTGACCACCGCGCAGATCGGCAGCATGTTCGGCCGCGCCCAGAACCTGAACTTGGCGGTGCCCGTGAACGACGTCAAAGAGCACCTGAAGAAGAGCTACCCCGGGCGCCACAAGGTGGGCGAGTCCGGCGGCAGCTCGCATTGGTGA